The following are encoded in a window of Geoalkalibacter ferrihydriticus DSM 17813 genomic DNA:
- a CDS encoding triphosphoribosyl-dephospho-CoA synthase: MHSSLAFEIHRLADCLTEGLRRELFLTPKPGLVDLLDAGSHPDLSLSLMLESIEFVAQGYRTFAAALVRGCCAADLVPVGRALENRLLSTFGTNTHKGAIFLGGLLLCALAHNGGRSHHLQKAVSAVAAQILPQHHTGATHGAALRNQKAATGILGEARRGLPALFEDALPALAAARAGGWDHSQAGLAAMARLMQKVEDTTALHRCGPSGLERLRSDGARLEVFLLQKVDPAPFLLAANRDYMRLRLTMGGVADLLAMAFGLSAFHHRRSCHASTAEVTAA, from the coding sequence ATGCACTCATCGCTTGCTTTCGAAATTCATCGCCTGGCCGACTGTCTGACTGAAGGGCTGCGCCGGGAGTTGTTTCTCACCCCCAAACCAGGGCTGGTGGATCTGCTCGATGCCGGCTCGCACCCCGATCTGTCTCTCTCCCTCATGCTGGAGTCCATCGAGTTCGTTGCGCAAGGCTACCGAACCTTTGCCGCAGCACTGGTCAGGGGTTGTTGCGCCGCGGATCTGGTACCTGTGGGACGCGCGCTCGAAAACCGTTTACTCAGCACCTTTGGCACCAACACCCACAAAGGCGCTATTTTTCTCGGCGGGCTGTTGCTCTGTGCCCTGGCCCACAACGGCGGCCGGAGCCACCATTTACAAAAGGCTGTCAGCGCTGTGGCCGCTCAGATTCTGCCGCAACACCACACCGGCGCGACTCATGGTGCCGCGCTTCGCAACCAAAAGGCCGCCACGGGAATCCTCGGTGAAGCCCGCCGCGGCCTGCCCGCCCTGTTCGAGGACGCCTTGCCGGCCCTCGCGGCCGCGCGCGCTGGCGGCTGGGACCATTCCCAGGCGGGACTGGCCGCCATGGCGCGGCTAATGCAGAAAGTCGAGGACACGACCGCTCTGCACCGCTGCGGACCGTCCGGTCTGGAGCGCCTGCGCAGCGACGGCGCACGTCTCGAGGTTTTTTTGCTCCAGAAAGTCGATCCCGCGCCATTCCTTCTTGCCGCCAACCGCGATTACATGCGTCTGCGTCTGACCATGGGGGGAGTCGCCGACCTGCTGGCCATGGCTTTCGGCCTGAGTGCCTTTCACCACCGCCGGTCCTGCCATGCCTCAACCGCTGAGGTCACTGCGGCCTGA
- a CDS encoding PhoH family protein yields MEESDTRGRFRIDDQGLAALLFGQQNRNLKQLERVLRVRVGSRGSDLYIEGDPLRVDLARRLLQQLLELLQEGYPLYPADIDYAVRILSADSRARLKDVFLDTIFVSFRKKIISPKSLSQKAYIDAIRGNDVVFGIGPAGTGKTYLAMAMAVSFLMQKEVSRIVLVRPAVEAGEKLGFLPGDLVEKVNPYLRPLYDALYDMLGFEKGQGLIEKGVVEVAPLAFMRGRTLNDAFVILDEAQNTTPEQMKMFLTRLGFGSRAVVTGDVTQTDLPVGKVSGLIEAVRVLKGVERITFNYFTDADVVRHPIVQAIVQAYERASLNSKEN; encoded by the coding sequence TTGGAAGAAAGCGATACACGCGGTCGGTTCCGGATTGACGACCAGGGCCTGGCTGCTTTGCTGTTCGGTCAGCAAAACAGAAACCTCAAGCAGCTTGAGAGGGTTTTGAGGGTCCGCGTCGGCTCTCGCGGAAGCGATCTTTACATCGAAGGCGACCCTCTGCGGGTGGATCTTGCGCGGCGGCTTCTGCAGCAGTTGCTTGAGCTTTTGCAGGAAGGCTATCCGCTGTATCCTGCCGACATCGACTATGCCGTGCGCATTCTCAGCGCGGATTCGCGGGCACGACTCAAGGATGTTTTTCTCGACACCATCTTTGTCTCCTTCCGCAAAAAAATCATTTCGCCTAAAAGCTTGTCGCAGAAAGCCTACATCGATGCCATTCGTGGCAACGACGTGGTGTTCGGCATAGGTCCGGCCGGGACCGGGAAAACCTACCTGGCCATGGCCATGGCGGTGTCCTTTCTGATGCAAAAGGAGGTCAGTCGTATCGTGCTGGTCCGCCCGGCCGTTGAGGCAGGGGAAAAACTCGGATTCTTGCCTGGTGATCTGGTTGAGAAGGTCAACCCTTATTTGCGCCCCCTGTATGATGCGCTCTACGATATGCTGGGGTTCGAGAAAGGCCAGGGACTTATCGAGAAGGGCGTGGTGGAAGTCGCCCCCCTGGCTTTCATGCGCGGACGCACTCTCAACGATGCCTTTGTGATTCTTGATGAAGCCCAGAATACCACTCCGGAGCAGATGAAAATGTTTTTGACGCGTCTCGGTTTCGGCAGTCGGGCCGTGGTGACCGGAGACGTCACCCAGACCGACCTGCCGGTGGGCAAGGTTTCCGGTCTGATTGAAGCGGTGCGGGTACTCAAGGGAGTCGAGCGGATTACTTTTAACTATTTCACCGATGCCGATGTGGTGCGTCATCCCATCGTGCAGGCGATCGTTCAGGCCTATGAGCGTGCGAGCCTGAATTCAAAGGAGAATTGA
- the eno gene encoding phosphopyruvate hydratase yields MSEIKDIYAREILDSRGNPTVEVEVYLESGAMGRADVPSGASTGEREALELRDGDKTRYLGKGVLKAVENVNEVIAEALIGWEGSDQVGIDRKLLELDGTDFKSNLGANALLGVSLACAKAAAEESGLPLYQYLGGANAKELPLPMMNIINGGEHADNNVDIQEFMIMPVGADSFKEALRMGAEIFHALKKVLKGRGYNTSVGDEGGFAPDLKSNEEALEVIMEAIKAAGFQPGEDVVLALDVAASELFKDGKYRLENEKQPVKSAAELIDFYEDLVNRYPIISIEDGMAENDWDGWKLITERLGHRIQLVGDDLFVTNTTILKEGIDKGIANSILIKVNQIGTLTETLDAIEMAKRAGYTAVISHRSGETEDTTIADLAVATNAGQIKTGSLCRTDRVAKYNQLLRIEDELESVAVFRGMDVFYNLRK; encoded by the coding sequence ATGAGTGAGATCAAGGACATCTACGCCCGTGAAATTCTCGATTCGCGCGGCAACCCCACGGTAGAAGTCGAAGTCTATCTCGAAAGCGGGGCCATGGGTCGCGCCGATGTGCCCAGTGGCGCCTCAACCGGCGAGCGCGAAGCCCTTGAGCTGCGCGACGGTGATAAAACCCGCTATCTCGGCAAAGGTGTACTCAAGGCAGTAGAAAACGTCAATGAAGTCATCGCCGAGGCGCTTATCGGGTGGGAAGGTTCCGACCAGGTCGGCATCGACCGCAAACTGCTGGAACTCGACGGCACTGATTTCAAGAGCAATCTCGGCGCCAACGCTCTGCTCGGCGTCTCGCTCGCCTGCGCCAAGGCGGCCGCCGAAGAATCCGGTTTGCCCCTTTACCAGTACCTCGGCGGGGCCAACGCCAAGGAACTGCCCCTGCCCATGATGAACATCATCAATGGCGGCGAACACGCCGACAACAATGTCGACATTCAGGAATTCATGATCATGCCGGTCGGCGCCGACTCTTTTAAAGAGGCCTTGCGCATGGGTGCCGAGATTTTCCATGCCCTGAAAAAAGTCCTCAAGGGCCGCGGCTACAATACCTCCGTGGGCGACGAGGGCGGCTTCGCCCCCGACCTCAAGAGCAACGAGGAAGCCCTTGAAGTGATTATGGAAGCGATCAAGGCCGCCGGCTTCCAACCTGGCGAAGATGTGGTGTTGGCTCTCGACGTGGCGGCGTCCGAACTGTTCAAAGATGGCAAATACCGCCTTGAAAACGAGAAACAGCCGGTCAAAAGCGCGGCCGAGCTCATCGATTTCTACGAAGACCTGGTCAACCGCTATCCCATCATTTCCATTGAAGACGGAATGGCCGAAAATGACTGGGACGGCTGGAAGCTGATCACCGAGCGCCTCGGCCACCGCATCCAACTGGTGGGCGACGATCTGTTCGTTACCAACACCACTATTCTTAAAGAAGGCATTGACAAGGGAATCGCCAACTCGATTCTCATCAAGGTCAACCAGATCGGCACCCTGACCGAAACCCTCGACGCCATCGAAATGGCCAAACGCGCCGGCTACACCGCCGTCATCTCGCACCGCAGCGGCGAAACCGAAGATACCACTATCGCCGATCTGGCGGTCGCCACCAATGCCGGTCAGATCAAGACCGGTTCCCTGTGCCGCACCGATCGCGTGGCCAAATACAATCAGCTGTTGCGCATCGAGGATGAACTGGAAAGCGTCGCCGTGTTCCGCGGCATGGACGTGTTTTACAACCTGCGCAAATAA
- a CDS encoding HpcH/HpaI aldolase/citrate lyase family protein: MSDLQLRRTLLYVPGNMPSMLQNIPIFQCDGVIIDLEDAVPLSEKDAARILVRRFLDTYPQRNKEILIRINPLDSKWGIEDLRAVLPALPDGIRLPKADTPEIVERLDTLLTEFEEELGIEIGRFKILPSIESAAGVINSIKIARCSQRVFALAFGAEDYTASLEIERTKTGEELFHARTRVIWAARAAGIQAIDSIFADVGDMEGLRRETELIKRLGFTGKSLVNPRQIEVVHEVFAPKREEIDYALQVVEAIQKAREMGTGVISLGGKMVDAPVVKRALRVLKTARAHNLIDMEIDDEVIYGQE; the protein is encoded by the coding sequence ATGAGCGATCTGCAACTGCGTCGCACCCTGCTCTACGTGCCCGGCAACATGCCGTCCATGCTGCAGAATATTCCCATCTTTCAGTGCGACGGGGTAATCATTGATCTGGAAGATGCCGTGCCCCTCTCTGAAAAAGATGCGGCGCGCATTCTGGTGCGGCGATTTCTCGATACCTACCCGCAGCGCAACAAGGAAATCCTCATACGCATCAACCCTCTCGACAGCAAATGGGGCATCGAGGATCTGCGCGCGGTCTTGCCCGCCTTGCCCGACGGCATCCGCCTGCCCAAGGCCGACACGCCGGAGATCGTTGAACGGCTGGATACCCTGCTCACCGAGTTTGAGGAAGAGCTGGGCATCGAGATCGGTCGCTTCAAGATTCTGCCTTCTATCGAAAGCGCGGCCGGGGTCATCAATTCGATCAAAATTGCGCGCTGTTCACAACGGGTCTTCGCTCTGGCCTTTGGCGCCGAAGATTACACGGCGAGCCTGGAGATCGAGCGAACCAAAACCGGCGAGGAACTCTTTCACGCCCGCACCCGCGTCATCTGGGCGGCGCGCGCCGCCGGCATCCAGGCCATCGACAGCATATTTGCCGATGTCGGCGACATGGAGGGCCTGCGCCGCGAGACCGAGTTGATCAAGCGTCTCGGCTTTACCGGAAAATCCCTGGTCAATCCGCGCCAGATCGAGGTGGTGCACGAGGTTTTCGCGCCCAAGCGCGAGGAGATCGACTACGCCCTGCAGGTGGTTGAGGCCATTCAAAAGGCCCGCGAAATGGGCACCGGGGTTATTTCCCTGGGCGGCAAGATGGTCGATGCGCCGGTGGTCAAGCGCGCCCTGCGGGTGCTCAAAACCGCCCGCGCCCACAATCTGATCGATATGGAGATCGATGATGAGGTGATTTATGGTCAGGAATAG
- the citF gene encoding citrate lyase subunit alpha — translation MVRNSLGRWLPETFNGKKLTPYSDPFALQPQGLRASRPLTRVNPGNSKVLGSLREAIEASGLRDGMCISTHHSLRNGDVLLGQLVREIDALGIRGITIASSSIHPVHAELIPYIEKGVIVAFECGVNGPIGEQISRGQLKCPVVVRTHGGRARALVAGQVSVDVAFIAAPACDEYGNLSGSSGPAACGSLGYAQVDAEHARTVVAVTDNLQPYPVAPVSIPQTLVDYVVCVPTLGDPKKIVSTTTRITTDPVGLQIAQYAARVIEVSGLLRDGFSFQTGSGGISLAVANHVRTLMRHNQIKGSFGCGGITGYFVDMLEEGLFQTLFDVQCFDLKAVESIGRNLHHVEISADMYANPFNAGAVVNRLDAVILGATEIDTRFNVNTESNGYLLHNTGGHSDTAAGAKLSIIVAPSMRGRLPIIRDELTTITTPGETVDVIVTERGIAVNERHTDLKRELLRCNLPVKDIGQIQEEITQITGRPKPLEFSDEVVALIEYRDGSIIDVVRRVSD, via the coding sequence ATGGTCAGGAATAGCCTCGGCCGCTGGTTGCCGGAGACCTTCAACGGTAAAAAACTTACTCCCTACAGCGATCCTTTTGCCCTGCAACCGCAGGGCCTGCGCGCCAGCCGCCCTCTGACGCGGGTTAATCCCGGCAACTCCAAGGTTCTCGGCAGTCTGCGCGAGGCCATTGAAGCCTCTGGATTACGCGACGGCATGTGCATCTCAACCCATCACAGCCTGCGCAACGGCGATGTGCTCCTTGGGCAACTGGTGCGCGAGATCGATGCCCTGGGCATCCGCGGCATCACCATCGCCTCAAGCTCCATCCACCCGGTGCATGCCGAACTCATCCCTTACATTGAAAAAGGGGTGATCGTCGCCTTTGAGTGCGGCGTCAACGGTCCCATCGGCGAGCAGATCTCGCGCGGGCAGCTCAAATGCCCGGTGGTGGTACGCACCCACGGCGGTCGTGCCCGCGCCCTGGTGGCAGGTCAGGTTTCGGTTGATGTGGCCTTTATCGCCGCTCCGGCCTGCGATGAGTACGGCAACCTGAGCGGCAGCAGCGGCCCCGCGGCCTGCGGCAGTCTCGGTTATGCGCAGGTGGATGCAGAGCACGCGCGGACCGTGGTGGCGGTCACCGACAACCTGCAGCCTTATCCCGTGGCGCCGGTGTCCATCCCGCAAACTTTGGTGGATTATGTGGTGTGCGTACCGACCCTGGGCGACCCAAAGAAAATCGTCTCCACCACCACCCGCATCACCACCGATCCCGTCGGCTTGCAGATCGCCCAGTACGCGGCGCGCGTCATCGAAGTGTCGGGACTGCTTCGCGACGGCTTCTCCTTTCAGACCGGCTCGGGCGGCATTTCCCTGGCGGTGGCCAATCATGTGCGCACCCTGATGCGCCACAACCAGATCAAGGGCAGCTTCGGCTGCGGCGGCATCACCGGCTATTTCGTCGACATGCTCGAAGAGGGACTGTTCCAAACCCTGTTCGACGTGCAATGCTTTGACCTAAAGGCTGTTGAATCCATCGGTCGCAACCTGCATCACGTCGAAATCAGCGCCGACATGTACGCCAACCCTTTCAACGCCGGTGCCGTCGTCAACCGTCTCGACGCGGTGATCCTCGGTGCCACGGAAATCGATACCCGCTTCAACGTCAACACCGAGTCCAACGGCTACCTGCTGCACAACACCGGCGGGCACAGCGACACCGCCGCCGGCGCCAAACTGTCGATCATCGTCGCGCCGTCCATGCGCGGCCGGCTGCCCATCATCCGCGATGAACTGACAACCATCACCACGCCGGGCGAAACAGTCGACGTAATCGTCACCGAGCGCGGCATCGCCGTCAATGAACGGCACACCGACCTCAAGCGCGAACTGCTGCGTTGCAACCTGCCGGTCAAGGACATCGGGCAGATCCAGGAAGAAATCACCCAGATCACCGGGCGACCCAAGCCGCTGGAATTTTCTGATGAGGTCGTGGCCCTTATCGAATACCGCGATGGAAGCATCATTGATGTTGTGCGACGCGTTTCAGACTGA
- a CDS encoding [citrate (pro-3S)-lyase] ligase: MVTELLSASDRQRARQLIEAAGLRFEDDFDNLMGVFEGRELAGVGARCGNVFKMLVVAPDFQDGPTLGALITELMRAAGHAGHDAFFIFTRPQYATSFQALNFTPLVQHPQTTLLEFGDGLRHYLNGHAALVAPGENGALVMNCNPFTRGHRYVIEHAARQVDTLYIFVVREDRSAFPFAVRKRLVEEGTAHLRNVRVLDSSCYAVSSLTFPAYFLKDAEEAGHVQMEVDALLFARSLAPFFHIRKRFVGSEPYCRTTRCYNESLKRLLPTQGIAVVEIERVMISEDAVSAYRVREALRNEAYETVRQMVPATTFRYLMSDEAQFLRDKLKNYQRRH, translated from the coding sequence ATGGTCACAGAACTGCTCAGTGCATCAGACCGGCAGCGGGCGCGGCAACTCATCGAAGCCGCAGGGCTGCGCTTCGAGGACGACTTCGACAACCTCATGGGGGTGTTCGAGGGGCGCGAACTGGCCGGGGTCGGCGCCCGTTGCGGCAATGTGTTCAAGATGCTGGTTGTGGCTCCGGATTTTCAGGATGGCCCGACCCTGGGCGCACTGATCACCGAACTCATGCGCGCCGCCGGCCATGCCGGTCACGACGCCTTCTTTATTTTCACTCGCCCGCAGTACGCCACCTCCTTTCAAGCACTTAACTTCACGCCGTTGGTGCAGCACCCGCAAACCACCCTGCTTGAATTCGGCGACGGCCTGCGCCACTACCTGAACGGGCACGCCGCCCTGGTCGCCCCGGGTGAGAATGGCGCCCTGGTCATGAACTGCAATCCCTTCACCCGCGGGCATCGTTATGTCATCGAGCATGCGGCGCGACAGGTCGATACCCTGTATATTTTTGTGGTGCGAGAGGATCGCTCGGCGTTTCCCTTTGCGGTTCGCAAACGTTTGGTCGAAGAAGGGACGGCGCATCTGCGCAACGTGCGGGTGCTCGACAGTTCGTGCTATGCGGTGAGCAGCCTGACTTTTCCCGCCTACTTTCTCAAGGATGCCGAGGAAGCCGGTCACGTGCAGATGGAAGTCGATGCACTTCTATTTGCCCGGAGTCTTGCTCCGTTTTTTCATATCCGCAAGCGTTTTGTCGGCAGTGAGCCCTATTGTCGAACAACCCGCTGCTATAATGAGAGTCTCAAACGATTGCTGCCCACGCAAGGCATCGCGGTGGTGGAGATCGAACGGGTTATGATCTCCGAGGACGCGGTCAGTGCCTACCGGGTGCGCGAGGCGCTGCGCAACGAGGCCTATGAAACAGTGCGCCAGATGGTGCCCGCTACGACGTTCAGATACCTGATGTCCGACGAGGCTCAGTTCCTGCGCGACAAACTCAAGAACTATCAGAGGAGGCACTGA
- the citD gene encoding citrate lyase acyl carrier protein has protein sequence MEIRKKVQAGTLQSSDLMVFVEPADTLSIEIQSTVKKQFEHLIRARIDAVLERLQVSRGLIRLSDRGALDYAIEARLEAALRRAAMEG, from the coding sequence ATGGAGATACGCAAGAAAGTTCAAGCCGGCACCCTGCAGTCAAGCGATCTGATGGTGTTCGTGGAACCGGCGGACACCCTGAGCATTGAGATCCAATCGACGGTAAAAAAACAATTCGAACATCTGATCCGGGCACGCATCGACGCGGTTCTCGAGCGTTTGCAGGTGAGCCGTGGCCTTATTCGTTTGAGCGATCGCGGCGCCCTTGATTATGCCATCGAGGCACGCCTGGAAGCGGCCCTGCGACGGGCGGCCATGGAGGGCTAG
- a CDS encoding citrate lyase holo-[acyl-carrier protein] synthase, producing the protein MLCDAFQTDLLAARDLRQTQIDGALAVGRPWVGSLCLALPGEEKTPPGALDLFAWGRHLLEVAMPGFEPLQEQIDPLGSWLLVSAKTDALSAKRIGIALENRHPAARLFDFDIYLPRSGPLSRASLGMDERPCLLCRRAARNCIRLKRHHPEEVVRAAHALIACFRNSSPGRLSD; encoded by the coding sequence ATGTTGTGCGACGCGTTTCAGACTGATCTGCTGGCGGCGCGCGACCTGCGCCAGACGCAAATCGATGGGGCTCTCGCGGTGGGACGGCCCTGGGTGGGAAGCTTGTGTCTGGCGTTGCCCGGTGAGGAAAAAACTCCACCGGGTGCCCTCGACCTGTTCGCCTGGGGGAGACACCTGCTTGAGGTGGCAATGCCCGGGTTTGAGCCATTACAAGAACAGATCGATCCCCTCGGCTCCTGGCTGTTGGTCAGCGCAAAAACCGATGCCTTGAGCGCCAAGCGCATTGGCATCGCCCTGGAAAACCGCCATCCCGCCGCGCGGTTATTTGATTTCGACATTTATCTGCCCCGCAGCGGCCCTCTGAGTCGCGCGTCCCTGGGCATGGATGAAAGACCCTGCCTGCTGTGCCGAAGAGCAGCGCGCAACTGCATCCGGCTTAAGCGCCATCACCCTGAAGAGGTCGTTCGTGCCGCCCATGCACTCATCGCTTGCTTTCGAAATTCATCGCCTGGCCGACTGTCTGACTGA
- a CDS encoding beta-ketoacyl-ACP synthase III, producing MPVTPHVRILGTGHAVPEKILTNADLEKMVDTSDQWIVERTGIRTRHIAEPGSGVAQLATAAARRALADAGLEPGRIDLIIVGTVSGDYKFPATACLVQEQLGIENAAAFDVSAACSGFLYSLRLAESLIRTGDFRHALVIGGEVLTSMVDWSDRNTCTLFGDGAGAAVIGPSQDARGILAMHLASDGRHSSLLINPGCGSANPPRPDNLHLHSIRMEGREVFRHAVAAMSEGLGKVLEKSAMQLADIDLLIPHQANLRIIQAVGKKVGIAEEKVYVNVDRFGNTSAASIPIAIDEARRNGRIAPGQLVAAVTFGAGFTWAAGLIRF from the coding sequence ATGCCAGTCACGCCCCATGTAAGAATCCTCGGCACCGGTCATGCCGTTCCCGAAAAAATCCTGACCAATGCCGACCTGGAAAAAATGGTCGATACCTCCGACCAATGGATCGTTGAACGCACCGGCATCCGTACCCGCCACATCGCCGAACCCGGCAGCGGCGTCGCACAACTCGCCACGGCGGCGGCGCGACGCGCCCTTGCCGATGCCGGTCTCGAGCCCGGCCGGATCGACCTGATCATCGTCGGCACCGTCAGCGGCGATTACAAATTTCCCGCCACCGCCTGTCTGGTGCAAGAGCAACTCGGTATCGAAAACGCCGCGGCTTTTGACGTATCGGCCGCCTGCTCGGGCTTTCTTTACAGCCTGCGGCTGGCCGAAAGCCTTATCCGCACCGGAGACTTTCGTCATGCCTTGGTCATCGGCGGCGAGGTGTTGACTTCAATGGTCGATTGGAGTGACCGCAACACCTGTACCCTGTTCGGCGACGGCGCGGGCGCCGCCGTCATCGGTCCGAGCCAGGACGCGCGCGGCATTCTCGCCATGCATCTGGCCAGCGATGGGCGCCATTCCTCGCTGCTCATCAATCCCGGCTGCGGCAGCGCCAATCCGCCTCGCCCTGACAATCTGCACCTGCACAGTATCCGCATGGAAGGACGCGAGGTGTTTCGCCATGCGGTGGCCGCCATGAGTGAGGGTTTGGGGAAAGTTCTTGAGAAATCCGCAATGCAACTGGCGGATATCGATCTGCTCATCCCCCACCAGGCCAATCTGCGCATCATCCAGGCAGTGGGGAAAAAGGTGGGAATCGCTGAAGAAAAAGTTTATGTCAATGTGGATCGCTTCGGTAACACCTCAGCGGCGTCCATCCCCATCGCCATCGACGAAGCGCGCCGCAACGGGCGCATCGCACCGGGCCAGCTGGTGGCAGCCGTGACCTTCGGCGCCGGCTTTACCTGGGCGGCAGGCCTGATACGTTTCTGA
- a CDS encoding PPC domain-containing DNA-binding protein, with product MKGFWYKEWQEGRRFILKIKPGQRLKQCLSQFVADRGIKYAVITSAVGSVTQVHLRGIKAGARLPITEARMNQHLIDGPLELVGLEGNLVPDESGHIDCHLHILVAKSSGEVLGGHLFDAEVFASCEILLSEALVDGIERQASKSGGVPTIFIQDEESQP from the coding sequence ATGAAAGGCTTCTGGTACAAAGAATGGCAGGAAGGGCGGCGCTTCATCCTCAAGATCAAGCCGGGGCAGCGCCTCAAGCAATGTCTTTCGCAATTCGTCGCGGACCGCGGCATCAAGTATGCGGTCATCACCTCGGCGGTCGGATCGGTCACCCAGGTTCATTTGCGCGGCATCAAGGCCGGCGCACGCCTGCCCATCACCGAAGCGCGCATGAACCAGCACCTGATCGACGGGCCGCTGGAACTCGTCGGCCTCGAAGGCAACCTGGTGCCTGACGAAAGCGGACACATCGACTGCCATCTGCACATTCTGGTGGCCAAGTCCTCGGGCGAAGTCCTCGGCGGCCACCTCTTCGACGCTGAAGTTTTCGCCAGTTGCGAAATTCTGCTGAGCGAAGCGCTGGTCGACGGCATCGAGCGCCAAGCCTCGAAGAGCGGCGGAGTGCCGACAATCTTTATTCAGGATGAGGAGAGTCAGCCATGA